The proteins below come from a single Metarhizium brunneum chromosome 1, complete sequence genomic window:
- the IQM6 gene encoding IQ domain-containing protein IQM6 — translation MPTSDSAISFGASTSASISTCPSVPKTKEYMDSLVLPSQAKLEHIAQVQEEKEVEARRRARDEWRRRSASGASDGIHHAASTGHHKHERDEAAKVIQKTFRGYRARRELQGYSLNASTRWVTAVREAQFRQGIKPHATAASPSAADGDVLALEDPVDYRPASARQKWKKVSLVARRAGHDASDSESDSDEGDLEGMTSEEKAAAKERRLKATAKRRQAARMLGLQYFLEMVDSKHRYGSNLRMYHEEWKKSDTKENFFYWLDYGEGRFIELDTCPRDRLEREQVRYLSREERQYYLVRVDAEGRLCWVKNGARIDTTEQFKDSIHGVVPLDDPTPAFAPTASQNLHSQDNDDDDNDDDSDSSDESKREADRAAKYADPGFDDSKGLKKVTHISASTIFNQLLRKSVKKNTWIFVADTSFRLYVGIKDSGAFQHSSFLQGGRISAAGLIKIKKGRLSSLSPLSGHYRPPASSFRAFVKNLKEEGVDMSHVSISKSYTILVGLETYLKTRKKGKELVGKLMHGKDKLVAPEEVQRREEEEKDKSESAEKERRVLEREREEADKVKREMSKSDRVMEKIKSLPVHTK, via the coding sequence ATGCCGACATCTGACAGTGCTATTTCCTTCGGTGCCAGTACCAGCGCCAGTATCAGCACATGTCCGTCAGTCCCCAAGACCAAAGAATACATGGATTCCCTGGTGCTGCCGTCCCAGGCCAAGTTGGAGCACATAGCTCAGGTgcaggaggagaaggaggttGAAGCCCGCCGCAGAGCTCGAGACGAGTGGCGCCGGCGCTCAGCGTCTGGTGCCTCGGACGGTATCCACCACGCCGCCAGTACCGGCCATCACAAACACGAGCgtgacgaggccgccaaggTTATCCAAAAGACGTTTCGAGGTTATCGTGCCAGACGGGAGCTGCAAGGCTACAGTCTGAACGCGAGCACACGATGGGTCACGGCGGTTCGAGAAGCTCAGTTTCGCCAAGGCATAAAGCCCCACGCTACTGCTGCTTCGCCTTctgccgccgacggcgatGTTCTCGCGCTCGAGGACCCCGTTGATTATCGCCCGGCCAGTGCAAGGCAGAAGTGGAAAAAGGTAAGCTTGGTGGCCCGCCGCGCAGGACACGATGCTTCCGACTCGGAGTCTGATTCGGACGAGGGCGATTTGGAAGGCATGACGTCAGAGGAGAAAGCAGCGGCCAAGGAACGGCGTCTCAAGGCGACTGCTAAGCGACGCCAGGCTGCTCGTATGCTGGGCCTGCAGTACTTCTTGGAAATGGTGGACTCGAAGCACAGGTACGGTAGCAACTTGCGCATGTACCACGAGGAGTGGAAGAAGTCGGACACAAAGGAGAACTTCTTTTACTGGTTGGATTACGGCGAGGGCAGATTTATCGAGCTGGACACGTGTCCGCGGGATAGACTTGAGCGGGAGCAAGTACGGTACTTGTCCCGCGAAGAACGACAGTATTACCTCGTCCGGGTGGACGCAGAGGGACGTCTATGCTGGGTGAAGAACGGTGCCCGGATCGACACCACCGAACAGTTCAAGGACAGCATCCACGGCGTCGTGCCCCTTGACGATCCCACGCCGGCATTCGCGCCTACGGCCTCGCAAAACCTGCACTCACAAGacaatgatgacgacgacaacgacgacgactcaGACTCATCCGACGAGTCCAAGCGCGAAGCCGACCGCGCCGCCAAGTACGCCGATCCCGGCTTCGACGACTCCAAGGGACTCAAGAAGGTCACGCACATTTCCGCTTCCACCATTTTCAACCAGCTCCTACGCAAGTCAGTCAAGAAAAACACGTGGATCTTCGTGGCAGACACCTCCTTCAGACTCTATGTCGGCATTAAGGACTCTGGCGCCTTCCAACACTCGTCCTTCCTCCAGGGTGGTCGCATCTCTGCCGCCGGACTCATCAAGATCAAAAAAGGCCGCCTGTCATCCTTGTCGCCACTGAGCGGCCACTACCGTCCGCCGGCGAGCAGTTTCCGCGCCTTTGTGAAGAATCTCAAGGAGGAGGGCGTGGATATGAGCCACGTGTCTATATCCAAGTCGTACACCATTCTCGTCGGGCTGGAGACGTACCTCAAGACGAGGAAAAAGGGCAAGGAGCTCGTGGGGAAGTTGATGCACGGCAAAGACAAGTTGGTTGCGCCCGAGGAGGTGCAGCGgcgggaggaggaagagaaggacaAGAGCGAGAGTGCGGAAAAGGAGAGGCGGGTgttggagagggagagggaggaggcggacaaggtcaagcgGGAAATGAGCAAGAGTGATAGAGTCATGGAGAAGATTAAGAGTTTGCCGGTGCATACCAAGTGA
- the YPT35 gene encoding PX domain-containing protein YPT35, with translation MSSTLSNSSVASPPYWMNTHAHQRNTSSVSVESVLPAGAIILQDNDTSEHQDRNNACWAKSVEVVNYTVVNGGATSVGAFIVWNVRVETLSGSYMNIRKRYSEFDEFRSKLVKSFPGFEGAVPSLPPKSVISKFRPNFLEKRRTGLQYFLK, from the exons ATGTCGTCGACACTGTCCAACAGCTCTGTCGCGAGCCCGCCGTACTGGATGAACACGCACGCGCACCAGCGCAACACGTCCAGCGTTTCGGTCGAGTCCGTCCTGCCGGCGGGCGCCATCATCCTGCAAGACAACGACACGAGCGAACACCAAGACCGAAACAATGCATGCTGGGCAAAGAGCGTCGAGGTTGTCAACTACACCGTTGTCAACGGGGGCGCAACAAGTGTCGGCGCATTTATAGTCTGGAACGTCCGTGTAGAAACTCTAAGT GGAAGCTATATGAACATCCGGAAGCGATACTCGGAATTTGACGAGTTCCGCAGCAAACTGGTCAAATCGTTCCCCGGCTTTGAGGGGGCTGTGCCATCGCTCCCTCCCAAGAGTGTGATTTCCAAGTTTCGACCCAACTTTCTCGAGAAGAGGCGGACTGGCCTGCAATATTTCCTCAAGTAG
- the erg10 gene encoding Acetyl-CoA acetyltransferase: MSGLPPVYIVSAARTPVGSFLGSLSSLSATQLGSTAIKGAVERAGIKPEQVEEVFFGNVLSAGLGQAPARQCAIGAGLPNSTISTTVNKVCASGLKAIILGAQNIMLGTSDIVVAGGTESMSNTPHYLPNLRTGAKYGDQTLIDGVLKDGLTDAYKKEHMGLQGELCASDNDFSREAQDDYAIKSYQKAQAATEAGLFKEIVPVEVSGGRGKPPIKVERDDEVKNLNVEKLKAMRPAFKSDGSITAPNAAPINDGAAAVVLMSEAKVKELGVKPIAKILGWGDAEREPERFTVAPSLAIPKAIKHAGLTDKDIDFYEINEAFSVVALANIKLLGLDADKVNVFGGSVAIGHPLGCSGARIITTLTSVLKEKGAKIGCAGICNGGGGASALVIENLQ; this comes from the exons ATGTCTGGTCTTCCTCCCGTCTACATCGTTTCTGCTGCCAGAACCCCCGTCGGTTCGTTCCTTGG CTCCCTCTCCAGCTTGAGCGCTACTCAGCTGGGCTCTACGGCCATCAAGG GTGCCGTTGAGCGTGCCGGTATCAAACCCGAGCAGGTCGAAGAGGTCTTTTTCGGCAATGTCCTGTCTGCAGG TCTGGGCCAAGCCCCCGCCCGCCAGTGTGCCATCGGCGCTGGCCTCCCCAACAGCACCATTTCCACGACTGTGAACAAAGTTTGCGCCTCTGGTCTCAAGGCCATCATCCTCGGTGCCCAGAACATCATGCTTGGCACCTCCGATATTGTCGTTGCTGGCGGTACCGAGTCCATGTCCAACACCCCCCACTACCTGCCCAACCTCCGTACCGGCGCCAAGTACGGCGACCAGACCCTCATCGACGGCGTCCTCAAGGATGGCTTGACCGACGCCTACAAGAAGGAGCACATGGGTCTCCAGGGAGAGCTGTGTGCCAGCGACAACGACTTCTCCCGCGAGGCTCAGGACGACTACGCCATCAAGTCGTACCAGAAAGCACAGGCTGCCACCGAGGCCGGTCTGTTCAAGGAGATTGTCCCCGTCGAGGTGTCGGGCGGCCGTGGCAAGCCCCCCATCAAGGTTGAGCGCGACGACGAAGTCAAGAACCTCAATGTGGAAAAGCTCAAGGCTATGCGCCCGGCATTCAAGTCTGACGGCTCCATCACCGCCCCCAACGCCGCCCCCATCAATGACGGCGCTGCTGCGGTGGTGCTCATGTCCGAGGCTAAGGTCAAGGAGCTCGGTGTCAAGCCCATTGCCAAGATTCTCGGCTGGGGTGACGCCGAGCGTGAGCCTGAGCGCTTCACCGTTGCCCCCTCCCTAGCCAtccccaaggccatcaagcaCGCTGGTCTGAccgacaaggacattgaCTTTTACGAGATCAATGAGGCCTTCTCCGTCGTTGCCCTTGCCAACATCAAGCTCTTGGGCCTTGATGCCGACAAGGTCAATGTCTTTGGTGGCTCCGTCGCCATTGGCCACCCTCTGGGCTGCTCTGGCGcccgcatcatcaccactTTGACTTCGGtcctcaaggagaagggcGCCAAGATTGGCTGTGCAGGTATctgcaatggcggcggcggtgcttCCGCGCTGGTCATTGAGAACTTGCAGTGA
- the cwf10 gene encoding Pre-mRNA-splicing factor cwf10, with the protein MDDLYDEFGNFIGEEAESEDASEAGVEAGADAGDYVYDDEPEETGGVTGTELMEIDDGPSNAVVLHEDKQYYPTAQQVYGEDVETRVEEEDAQPLSEPIIAPVEQKKFNIEEADLPPVFFDRKFMTDLMNFPEQTRNVALAGHLHHGKTSFMDMLVLETHDIAEKLDKRSGRKRDEKLRYTDVHILERERGISIKSSPMSLVLQSAKGKSHLVNLIDTPGHVNFVDEVAVAFRLVDGICLVVDVVEGVQVNTEQIIKHAVLEDIPLTLIINKMDRLILELKLPPKDAYFKLKHVVEEVNTVITNAVPAKASEKRISPEKGNVLFSCTDLGWCFTLQSFAKMYTDTYGDVNTDDFARRLWGDVYFNPRKRSFTRKPVEERAARSFVHFVLEPIYKLFTQSISAPPEDLKLVLASLNIQLKPAQYKADAKDILKAVCQQFFGPSTAFVDMIVRHVPSPIEGAQRLLERAYSGPLDTKVAGSIKACDQDGPLVMHVTKLFNTSDAKSFYSFGRVLSGTARPGMSVRVLGEGYSLDDEEDMTIATLGQVFIGETRYNIPTDGVPAGNLLLISGVDNSIVKSATIVAPKFEDDEDAYIFKPVTHFTESVLKVAVEPINPSELPKMLDGLRKVQKSYPLLDTKVEESGEHVILGTGELYMDCVLHDLRRLYADMDIKVSDPVTRFCETVVETSATKCYAITPNKKNKITMVAEQLEKGISTDIETGAVKIRDPIRKTAKFFEENHGWDKLAARSIWAFGPDDMGPNILQDDTLPAEVDKKLLNTVKESIRQGFSWATREGPLCEEPIRNTKFKVTDVLLAGEAISRGGGQIIPTSRRACYSSFLMASPRLMEPVYAVSVTGPEDSHTEVYNVLSRRRGHVLSDGPVAGTPLYRVNGLIPVIDSFGFETDLRIKTQGSSMVSLVFDNWSIVPGDPLDREQIIRPLQPASAQATARDFVLKTRRRKGLSEDVSVKTFLEPEFYQSLMESGMLGDA; encoded by the exons ATGGATGACCTTTACGACGA GTTCGGCAACTTTATTGGGGAGGAAGCGGAATCCGAGGACGCGTCCGAGGCGGGTGTCGAAGCGGGCGCTGATGCAGGCGACTATGTCTACGATGATGAGCCTGAAGAGACTGGGGGAGTGACGGGGACTGAGCTTATGGAAATTGATG ATGGGCCGTCCAATGCCGTTGTCCTCCACGAAGACAAGCAGTACTATCCGACTGCCCAGCAGGTATATGGTGAAGATGTCGAGACACGCgtggaagaggaggatgcgCAGCCTCTCAGCGAACCCATCATCGCACCGGTCGAACAAAAAAAGTTCAATATCGAAGAAGCAGACCTACCTCCGGTATTTTTTGATCGCAAGTTCATGACCGACTTGATGAACTTTCCCGAACAAACGCGCAATGTGGCACTAGCTGGACACCTGCACCATGGCAAAACTTCATTCATGGACATGCTTGTTCTGGAGACTCATGACATCGCAGAGAAGCTTGACAAGCGGAGCGGACGAAAGCGCGACGAGAAGTTACGGTATACCGATGTTCACATTCTGGAGCGCGAGCGAGGAATCTCGATCAAATCATCACCCATGAGCCTAGTCCTGCAGAGTGCAAAGGGCAAGTCGCACCTGGTCAACCTCATTGACACTCCTGGTCATGTCAACTTTGTCGACGAGGTCGCAGTCGCCTTCAGATTGGTCGATGGCATATGTTTGGTCGTGGATGTTGTGGAGGGTGTGCAGGTCAACACGGAGCAAATTATCAAGCATGCTGTTTTGGAGGATATTCCTCTGAcgctcatcatcaacaagatggacCGCTTGATCTTGGAGCTTAAGCTGCCACCCAAGGACGCCTATTTCAAGCTCAAGCACGTTGTCGAGGAGGTCAACACGGTGATTACCAATGCCGTGCCCGCAAAAGCCTCGGAGAAGCGGATTAGTCCTGAAAAGGGCAATGTTCTCTTCTCCTGCACTGACCTCGGCTGGTGCTTCACTCTGCAGTCCTTTGCCAAGATGTACACTGATACATACGGTGATGTCAATACGGATGACTTTGCTCGGAGGTTATGGGGCGATGTTTATTTTAACCCGAGGAAGCGATCATTTACGCGAAAACCCGTTGAAGAGCGTGCGGCACGGTCATTTGTTCACTTCGTTCTCGAGCCCATATACAAGCTCTTCACACAGTCCATCAGCGCGCCCCCCGAGGACCTCAAATTGGTCCTGGCGTCCCTGAACATCCAGTTGAAGCCTGCACAGTACAAAGCAGATGCCAAGGACATTTTGAAAGCCGTCTGCCAGCAGTTCTTTGGCCCATCCACAGCATTTGTTGACATGATTGTCCGACACGTCCCATCGCCGATTGAAGGCGCACAGAGACTTTTGGAGAGAGCATACAGCGGCCCGCTGGACACCAAGGTTGCAGGGTCGATAAAGGCATGTGATCAGGATGGCCCACTGGTGATGCACGTTACCAAGCTGTTCAACACATCAGACGCCAAGAGCTTTTACTCGTTTGGTCGCGTTCTGAGCGGCACTGCGCGACCCGGCATGTCGGTGCGAGTGCTTGGAGAGGGTTATTCgctggatgatgaggaagataTGACCATTGCCACTCTTGGTCAAGTCTTTATCGGCGAGACCAGGTACAACATTCCCACAGACGGTGTGCCCGCAGGAAATCTGCTTTTGATCAGCGGCGTGGATAACTCAATAGTCAAATCTGCGACTATTGTAGCCCCCAAGtttgaggatgacgaggatgcgTACATTTTCAAACCAGTCACACATTTTACCGAGTCCGTCCTCAAGGTTGCGGTGGAGCCCATTAACCCGTCGGAGCTGCCCAAGATGTTGGACGGGCTGCGAAAAGTGCAAAAGTCGTATCCTCTGCTTGATACGAAGGTGGAAGAATCCGGTGAACATGTCATCCTGGGAACAGGGGAGCTCTACATGGATTGTGTGCTCCACGATCTGAGGCGGCTGTATGCCGATATGGATATCAAGGTATCTGATCCTGTGACCCGCTTCTGCGAAACAGTGGTAGAGACGTCGGCGACAAAGTGCTACGCCATCACACCAAATAAGAAGAACAAGATCACCATGGTTGCGGAGCAATTGGAAAAGGGTATATCGACGGACATTGAGACGGGCGCCGTCAAGATTCGTGATCCGATTCGCAAAACGGCCAAATTTTTCGAGGAAAATCACGGCTGGGACAAGCTTGCGGCACGAAGCATCTGGGCTTTTGGGCCGGATGACATGGGGCCGAACATTTTGCAAGATGATACTCTGCCTGCCGAG GTCGATAAGAAACTCCTCAATACTGTCAAAGAGTCTATCCGGCAGGGATTCAGCTGGGCCACCAGAGAAGGTCCCCTCTGCGAAGAAC CGATTCGAAACACAAAGTTCAAAGTGACGGACGTGTTACTAGCAGGAGAGGCCATctcccgcggcggcggccagatCATTCCCACGTCGCGACGCGCATGCTACTCCTCGTTCCTCATGGCGTCCCCACGGCTGATGGAGCCCGTGTACGCCGTGTCGGTGACGGGGCCCGAAGACTCGCACACCGAGGTGTACAATGTGCTGTCGCGACGTCGGGGCCATGTATTGTCCGACGGCCCCGTGGCCGGGACGCCCCTGTATCGCGTCAACGGCCTGATTCCCGTGATTGACAGTTTTGGGTTCGAGACGGACCTCCGGATCAAGACGCAGGGCAGCTCCATGGTCAGCTTGGTGTTTGATAACTGGAGTATTGTACCCGGCGACCCATTGGACCGGGAGCAAATCATCCGGCCGCTGCAGCCGGCATCGGCACAGGCGACAGCCAGAGATTTCGTGCTCAAGACGAGAAGACGGAAAGGGCTGAGCGAGGATGTGAGCGTCAAGACGTTCCTAGAACCGGAGTTTTATCAGAGCCTGATGGAGAGCGGCATGCTGGGGGATGCATAA